The region TTGGGAACGTGTTGGCATGATGATGGATGGTTTGATTGGGGAAGGATGATGCGCCTCATTTGAGGCCGCCATTGATGTGGAGGGATTCGCCGGTCATCCAACCGGACTCGTCGGAAGCGAGGAAAACGACTCCCGGCGCGATATCTTCCGGCTGCCCCACGCGGCCGAGCGCGGTCTGCTCGCCGAGCGCGATGAATGTTTCGATGAGTCCTTGAGCATGCACACCGTCGGTTTCGATCGGACCGGGGTTGATGGAGTTGACCCGGATTTTACGGGCCGCCAGCTCTTTCGAAAACGAGCGGGTCAGGCCGTCCACCGCCGCCTTGGTCGCGCCATAAACCGAGACGTAGGCCGGTGATCCGATGCTGACCACCGAGCTGGTGTTGATGATGCTGCCGCCCCGAGGGTTGAAGTATTTCAACGCTTCCTGAGTGCTCAGGATAATGCCGAGCACATTGATGTTGAAAAGCCGGTGGAAATGCTC is a window of Luteolibacter yonseiensis DNA encoding:
- a CDS encoding SDR family NAD(P)-dependent oxidoreductase, producing MCTKWPRLAGKNAVVTGASKGIGAGIAKHLAAEGAAVVVNYGSDKEGAGRVVAEITAAGGKAVAIGADVSNPADIARFFGESAEALGEIDILVNNAGIYELAPLGEITPEHFHRLFNINVLGIILSTQEALKYFNPRGGSIINTSSVVSIGSPAYVSVYGATKAAVDGLTRSFSKELAARKIRVNSINPGPIETDGVHAQGLIETFIALGEQTALGRVGQPEDIAPGVVFLASDESGWMTGESLHINGGLK